The Novipirellula caenicola genome includes a region encoding these proteins:
- a CDS encoding DUF1559 domain-containing protein, which produces MIRFKRSQRGFTLVELLVVIAIIGVLVGLLLPAVQAAREAARRMQCSNNVKQIGLGLHNYHAAYNKLPMQSGGTHGGPVNNAKILSWLIPVLPFIEQQALYEQIANPLGTYPAMGPVPWDKGYDPWRTTVGSYRCPSDPTVGVPGETGLNNYSACIGDCFQTTHTGGVNADGTVGDQGAKQRLRGVFETRYFTGFRDILDGTSNTIMAGEIVTDAGRLEIIGQPKMNQRDPFFDNPQQCYVDNVDPQRPQFYKDASDTGAGDQRRGKRWADGRPMFTSVNTVRPPNKESCLWGGDGSDGSYTMASRHQGGCHVLFADGAVKFVTESIESGNQTKGNIPRTGSVPGQESPYGLWGALGTKDGNETKQLDQ; this is translated from the coding sequence ATGATTCGTTTCAAGCGAAGCCAGCGCGGCTTCACATTAGTAGAGCTGCTCGTCGTGATCGCAATCATTGGCGTTTTGGTCGGTTTGCTGCTTCCGGCAGTGCAGGCGGCGCGCGAGGCGGCTCGCCGCATGCAGTGCAGCAACAACGTCAAGCAGATTGGCTTGGGGCTGCATAACTACCATGCGGCGTATAACAAGTTGCCGATGCAATCGGGCGGCACCCATGGGGGCCCGGTCAACAATGCAAAGATCCTCAGTTGGTTGATTCCAGTGTTGCCGTTCATCGAGCAGCAAGCTCTGTATGAGCAAATCGCAAACCCGTTGGGGACTTACCCAGCGATGGGTCCTGTGCCCTGGGATAAAGGCTATGATCCCTGGCGAACCACCGTCGGATCGTACCGTTGTCCCAGTGATCCAACCGTCGGGGTTCCTGGCGAAACCGGGTTGAATAACTACTCGGCATGTATCGGAGATTGTTTTCAAACCACTCACACCGGCGGTGTGAACGCCGATGGAACGGTTGGTGACCAAGGTGCCAAGCAGCGGCTTCGAGGTGTGTTCGAAACCCGTTACTTCACCGGTTTTCGAGACATTCTTGACGGCACCAGCAACACGATCATGGCGGGGGAGATTGTCACCGACGCTGGCCGGCTCGAAATCATTGGGCAACCCAAGATGAATCAACGCGATCCGTTCTTTGACAATCCTCAGCAGTGTTATGTCGACAATGTCGATCCGCAGCGTCCCCAGTTCTACAAGGATGCCAGCGACACAGGCGCCGGCGATCAGCGGCGTGGAAAGCGTTGGGCCGATGGTCGTCCGATGTTTACCAGCGTGAACACCGTGCGTCCACCCAACAAAGAGAGTTGTCTATGGGGCGGTGATGGATCGGACGGCAGCTACACGATGGCAAGTCGTCACCAAGGTGGTTGTCATGTGTTGTTCGCCGATGGTGCGGTCAAGTTTGTTACCGAAAGCATCGAATCGGGCAACCAAACCAAGGGCAATATCCCTCGCACCGGTTCGGTCCCCGGGCAAGAGAGTCCCTACGGTTTGTGGGGAGCCCTCGGAACCAAGGACGGAAATGAAACCAAGCAGCTTGACCAGTAG
- a CDS encoding CRTAC1 family protein, producing the protein MIRRLSLLLIAALTPAIGCKNEQPSIPLDPPQASGTVAADTSGAGSKLFGEELQSAGADSDLQSPGESTTAMATDRIHFTDVAKPLGLNFVYQNGEAGESLMVEAVGGGVGVLDFDRDGRPDLFFSQGGDPAADTSPHQPAVSLFRNTLPPRDPQTHPLDDVAAAAELGRYGYGQGVAIGDFNADGFEDVYLTCVGKNTLLANQGDGTFRDVTATSNTDDGNRWSTSAAFADLDRDGLLDLYVCNYVTYDPKHPLNCRNSKGENRICHPREIPAWPNACYINQADGTFAEQTNARGLAAAGGKSLGVAVADFNADGDPDIYVANDTTANFLFDNRGDGQFAERGLLLGCASNYEGLLQASMGLAVADFDRNGFFDIYSTHYYEESNTLYRNLGAAGFQDITGRVGLHTPTLQSLAFGTVMQDFDCDGWQDLFVTNGHVENYADNPILKMRPQFFQYNGSRWIETSERVGEFFAGKYVGRGVATLDFDNDGDLDIAVVHQNTPAALLRNDSQRGHWLKLNLVGRQSPRQGTGCRVTVTAGDVQYVQELIGGGSYLSTSEPVLVFGLGEFDRECRIEVRWPSGLVQQLDHLHVDQAITIEEGDDGDLRE; encoded by the coding sequence TTGATCCGCCGTCTTTCATTACTCCTAATCGCCGCACTCACACCCGCGATCGGATGCAAAAACGAGCAACCAAGCATACCGCTCGATCCGCCACAGGCCTCCGGCACCGTCGCGGCGGACACCTCAGGAGCGGGCAGCAAACTATTTGGCGAAGAACTGCAATCCGCAGGCGCCGATTCCGACTTGCAATCCCCTGGCGAATCCACGACCGCGATGGCCACGGATCGCATTCATTTCACCGATGTGGCGAAACCGCTGGGACTGAATTTCGTTTACCAAAATGGCGAAGCCGGTGAATCGCTGATGGTCGAGGCGGTCGGAGGTGGCGTCGGTGTGCTGGATTTTGACCGAGACGGACGCCCCGATTTATTCTTCAGCCAAGGCGGTGACCCGGCGGCGGACACCAGCCCACATCAGCCCGCCGTTTCGCTGTTTCGCAACACGCTGCCCCCACGTGACCCGCAGACCCATCCGCTGGACGACGTTGCCGCTGCCGCGGAACTTGGGCGATACGGCTACGGACAAGGCGTAGCGATCGGCGATTTCAATGCAGATGGGTTCGAGGACGTCTACCTCACCTGCGTCGGAAAAAACACGCTGCTTGCCAACCAAGGTGATGGCACGTTTCGCGATGTCACAGCGACCAGCAACACCGACGACGGCAATCGATGGAGCACCTCGGCCGCCTTTGCCGATCTTGACCGTGACGGATTGCTCGATCTGTATGTTTGCAATTATGTGACTTACGATCCAAAGCATCCGCTGAACTGCCGCAACTCGAAAGGCGAAAACCGTATCTGCCATCCACGCGAAATCCCTGCATGGCCGAACGCCTGCTACATCAACCAAGCCGATGGCACGTTTGCAGAGCAAACGAACGCACGCGGATTGGCTGCGGCAGGCGGCAAATCACTTGGCGTCGCCGTCGCCGATTTCAATGCCGACGGCGACCCTGACATCTACGTTGCCAACGACACCACCGCCAATTTCCTGTTCGACAACCGAGGAGACGGGCAGTTTGCCGAACGCGGTTTACTGCTTGGATGCGCGTCGAATTACGAAGGGCTGCTGCAAGCCAGCATGGGATTGGCAGTCGCCGATTTCGACCGCAATGGCTTCTTCGACATCTACTCAACCCACTACTACGAAGAATCCAATACGCTCTACCGCAACCTGGGCGCCGCAGGATTCCAGGACATCACCGGGCGCGTCGGACTACATACACCGACGCTACAATCGCTTGCATTCGGAACGGTGATGCAAGATTTTGATTGCGATGGATGGCAAGACCTGTTTGTGACCAATGGGCATGTCGAAAACTACGCTGACAACCCGATCCTGAAAATGCGGCCACAGTTTTTTCAGTACAACGGATCACGCTGGATTGAAACAAGCGAGCGTGTCGGCGAATTCTTCGCCGGCAAGTATGTCGGGCGAGGCGTTGCCACGCTCGACTTTGACAACGACGGAGACCTGGACATTGCGGTCGTCCACCAAAACACCCCCGCCGCCCTACTGCGAAACGACTCACAGCGAGGACATTGGCTGAAACTTAATCTGGTTGGTCGTCAATCACCTCGCCAAGGCACTGGATGCCGCGTCACGGTCACTGCCGGTGACGTCCAATACGTGCAAGAATTGATTGGCGGCGGCAGTTACCTCTCGACCTCCGAGCCGGTGCTCGTTTTCGGCCTAGGCGAGTTCGATCGCGAGTGCCGAATCGAAGTCCGCTGGCCCAGCGGACTCGTTCAGCAACTCGACCACCTCCACGTTGACCAAGCGATCACCATCGAAGAAGGCGACGACGGAGACTTACGTGAATAA